One segment of Rhodopirellula baltica SH 1 DNA contains the following:
- a CDS encoding DUF1501 domain-containing protein, translating to MNSLNMSYAQSTGLTSADPSRFAKGLDLMRRRWFLQQCGLGLGHIALTTLMAEAGDLELAGPDRSSVNPMAPKSPHFPAKIKNVILLFMGGGPSQFEMFDYKPELERLDGTLPPAELLDGYRAAFINPNSKLLGPKFKFEKKGSAGTHISELLPHTAGVLDDICLIRSMKTDAFNHAPAQLMMSTGSQQFGRPSMGSWTTYGLGSESRDLPAYVVFNSGKKGPSAGSGNWNSGFLPSLHSGVEFRSSGDPVLYLSNPPGMSDWSQRQSLQTVNELNRRRLDVVGDPEIATRINGYEMAYRMQSSAPEAMALSDEPEHMLKLYGAEPGKMSFANNCLLARRLVQRGVRFVQLFHESWDQHGGLTGGLKQNCGDTDQACAALVKDLKQQGMLDETLVIWGGEFGRTPMVQGGNDGRDHHPNSFSMWMAGGGLKPGLAYGQTDELGFDVAENPVHVHDLHATILHLLGFDHKQLTYRFQGRDYRLTDVHGELVHDILA from the coding sequence ATGAATTCTCTCAACATGTCTTACGCTCAATCGACTGGCCTAACCTCTGCCGACCCGTCTCGCTTCGCGAAGGGTTTGGATTTGATGCGTCGGCGATGGTTCTTGCAGCAGTGCGGACTTGGTTTGGGGCACATCGCCCTGACGACCTTGATGGCCGAGGCTGGGGATTTGGAATTGGCAGGTCCGGATCGATCGTCGGTGAATCCCATGGCACCGAAGTCGCCGCATTTTCCCGCGAAAATCAAGAACGTCATTTTGTTATTCATGGGCGGCGGACCCAGTCAGTTCGAGATGTTCGACTACAAACCGGAATTAGAACGACTCGATGGAACCCTGCCTCCAGCGGAGTTGCTGGATGGTTACCGTGCCGCGTTCATCAATCCCAACTCCAAGTTGTTGGGACCCAAGTTCAAGTTTGAAAAGAAGGGCTCAGCTGGCACGCACATCAGCGAATTGCTGCCTCATACCGCCGGTGTGCTGGATGACATTTGTTTGATTCGGTCCATGAAGACCGACGCGTTCAATCATGCTCCGGCGCAATTGATGATGAGCACTGGCTCGCAGCAATTTGGTCGTCCGAGCATGGGATCCTGGACCACCTATGGGCTCGGCAGCGAGTCTCGCGATTTGCCGGCTTATGTCGTGTTCAACAGCGGTAAAAAGGGGCCCAGTGCCGGATCGGGGAACTGGAATTCGGGCTTCTTGCCATCGTTGCACTCCGGGGTGGAGTTCCGGAGCAGCGGTGACCCGGTACTGTATCTGTCCAACCCACCCGGCATGAGCGATTGGTCACAGCGTCAATCTTTGCAGACCGTCAACGAACTGAACCGGCGCCGCTTGGACGTCGTGGGTGATCCGGAAATTGCCACTCGGATCAACGGCTATGAGATGGCGTATCGGATGCAATCGAGTGCGCCCGAAGCGATGGCTCTGTCCGATGAGCCGGAACACATGTTGAAGTTATACGGTGCAGAGCCAGGCAAGATGTCGTTCGCAAACAATTGTTTGTTGGCTCGACGTTTGGTCCAACGAGGCGTCCGCTTTGTGCAGTTGTTCCATGAGTCATGGGACCAGCACGGTGGTTTGACGGGAGGCTTGAAGCAGAATTGCGGTGACACCGATCAGGCGTGCGCCGCTTTGGTGAAGGACCTGAAGCAACAAGGCATGCTGGATGAAACGCTGGTGATTTGGGGTGGTGAGTTTGGCCGCACCCCCATGGTCCAAGGCGGCAACGACGGTCGCGATCACCATCCCAATTCGTTCAGCATGTGGATGGCCGGCGGCGGATTGAAACCCGGTTTGGCTTACGGGCAAACTGATGAACTTGGGTTTGATGTCGCAGAGAACCCGGTTCACGTTCATGATTTGCACGCAACCATTTTGCACTTGCTGGGGTTCGACCACAAACAACTGACTTATCGTTTTCAAGGTCGTGACTACCGCCTGACCGATGTGCACGGTGAGTTGGTTCACGACATCTTGGCGTGA
- the trxA gene encoding thioredoxin produces MASEAVKEFNDDNFDSEVLKSDSPVLVDFWAPWCGPCRQIAPMIDELASENPGVKIGKVNIDDNPGAAQKFGINSIPTLLLFKNGEIADTFVGVRPKAALQDALTSVS; encoded by the coding sequence ATGGCCTCAGAAGCAGTCAAAGAATTCAACGACGACAATTTCGATTCCGAAGTCCTCAAAAGCGACAGCCCTGTGCTGGTTGACTTTTGGGCTCCATGGTGTGGTCCTTGCCGTCAAATTGCACCCATGATCGACGAACTGGCTTCGGAAAATCCTGGCGTCAAGATTGGCAAAGTCAACATCGACGATAACCCAGGTGCCGCTCAAAAGTTCGGCATCAACAGCATCCCAACATTGTTGCTGTTCAAGAACGGCGAGATCGCTGACACCTTCGTTGGTGTTCGCCCGAAAGCCGCTTTGCAAGACGCCCTGACTTCGGTCAGCTGA
- a CDS encoding NUDIX hydrolase, producing the protein MKPSVLSPRSMSPATHTSTAVPLTSDLPKDVNQLADELTQQLLPSDSTPSTVQALPPWSLNRDFGCEMAPHLAYGRHRGPHRCSSRHAAVAVCLFRDPASGEWTIPLTRRPTTLRHHGGQICFPGGRIERGETPPRAALREFEEELGGSAHVHRCCGNLPRQYVYASDNLVTPIVFVIDPPNQDWQPDPGEVDEVIDFPIQAVLQQTPVATSRQLEADKACQIDMIQQTKSLRSATQPDTVAGQLTFAAPAFHHGSVHVWGATAIILGQLAQALHSI; encoded by the coding sequence ATGAAGCCTTCGGTGTTGAGCCCGCGATCCATGTCACCGGCAACCCACACATCCACGGCGGTCCCACTGACGAGCGATCTGCCAAAAGATGTAAATCAGCTGGCCGATGAACTGACGCAGCAACTGCTGCCGAGCGATTCGACACCGTCGACGGTCCAAGCTCTGCCGCCGTGGTCGCTGAACCGAGACTTCGGTTGCGAGATGGCTCCGCATCTGGCCTACGGTCGCCATCGTGGACCACACCGATGTTCTTCACGTCATGCTGCCGTGGCAGTTTGCTTGTTTCGAGACCCTGCCAGCGGCGAATGGACCATTCCGTTGACCCGGCGTCCCACGACGTTGCGACATCACGGAGGCCAGATCTGTTTTCCCGGCGGCCGCATCGAACGCGGCGAAACACCACCGCGTGCCGCGCTGCGAGAATTCGAAGAAGAACTCGGCGGTTCAGCCCACGTGCATCGGTGCTGTGGCAATTTGCCTCGCCAATATGTCTACGCCAGCGACAATTTGGTCACACCGATCGTATTCGTGATCGATCCGCCCAATCAAGATTGGCAGCCCGATCCTGGTGAAGTCGATGAGGTAATTGATTTCCCAATTCAGGCGGTCCTGCAACAAACTCCCGTCGCGACGTCTCGGCAGTTGGAGGCTGATAAAGCATGTCAAATTGACATGATCCAGCAAACCAAATCGCTTCGATCCGCGACTCAACCCGACACTGTCGCCGGTCAATTGACTTTCGCGGCACCCGCGTTTCACCATGGTTCGGTGCACGTCTGGGGCGCGACCGCGATCATTCTCGGGCAGTTGGCGCAGGCTTTGCATTCCATTTAG
- a CDS encoding sugar phosphate isomerase/epimerase family protein, producing MFVAASTRCWPDLELQASIELLQDLDFTAIEIAIHESSTHCRPSDVLSDEDRGIQLLRHTHRLEISGYSVELGSTGEQHYTDFEGICRIAKATKVVNIAVPSSEKGTPFNEEVEHLRRLVAIAEGEGVRVNVRSMLGCLSEDPDTLLVLCNNVDGLGVTLDPSVPLVAAHENPTAGKTMAGGKGFDQILKFVHNVHLRDTRKDAFQVSVGQGEVDYGKLVTQLEREKYTRALTVDMTPMDEYDHRVELRKLRRLLETLI from the coding sequence GTGTTTGTTGCTGCTTCGACCCGATGCTGGCCAGACCTTGAATTGCAGGCCTCGATCGAACTGCTTCAGGATCTGGATTTCACTGCGATTGAGATCGCGATCCATGAGTCGTCCACCCACTGCCGTCCCAGCGATGTGCTGAGCGATGAGGACCGTGGCATTCAATTGCTACGTCATACCCACCGTTTGGAAATCAGTGGTTACAGCGTCGAATTGGGATCAACCGGCGAACAACACTACACCGATTTCGAAGGCATCTGTCGCATCGCGAAAGCGACCAAGGTTGTGAACATCGCGGTTCCATCCAGCGAAAAAGGCACTCCCTTCAACGAAGAAGTCGAACACCTGCGACGTTTGGTCGCCATCGCGGAAGGCGAAGGCGTTCGCGTCAACGTGCGTTCAATGCTGGGTTGCCTCAGCGAAGATCCCGACACGCTGCTGGTGCTTTGCAACAACGTCGATGGATTGGGCGTGACGCTCGACCCCAGCGTGCCATTGGTAGCCGCTCATGAAAATCCAACCGCTGGCAAGACCATGGCCGGTGGCAAGGGATTCGATCAAATCTTGAAATTCGTCCACAACGTTCACCTTCGCGACACTCGCAAAGACGCATTTCAGGTCAGCGTGGGCCAGGGCGAAGTTGACTACGGCAAACTGGTCACCCAATTGGAACGTGAAAAGTACACACGTGCTTTGACCGTCGACATGACTCCGATGGACGAATACGACCACCGAGTCGAACTCCGCAAACTGCGACGTTTGCTTGAGACGTTGATCTAA
- a CDS encoding rod-binding protein, with protein MTPLSSSRLSSLQATSLPMPHSGEARANLDALSNSKTIGTDGKEEEPLKEAFGDFVGQTLFGSMLSTMRESVGKPAYFHGGRTEEVFQQQMDQHLVEAMSDASSETIAEPMYQLFQMQRRA; from the coding sequence ATGACACCGCTTTCGTCATCCCGCCTGTCGTCATTGCAAGCAACCTCGTTGCCGATGCCACACAGCGGCGAAGCCAGAGCCAATCTGGACGCGCTTTCCAATTCCAAAACAATCGGTACGGACGGCAAGGAAGAAGAGCCGCTGAAGGAAGCCTTTGGTGACTTCGTCGGACAGACGTTGTTTGGCAGCATGTTGTCGACGATGCGTGAATCGGTCGGCAAACCCGCCTACTTCCATGGCGGACGGACGGAGGAAGTTTTCCAACAACAGATGGATCAGCACCTCGTCGAAGCCATGTCGGACGCGTCATCGGAAACGATCGCCGAACCGATGTATCAACTCTTTCAAATGCAACGCCGAGCATGA
- a CDS encoding flagellar basal body P-ring protein FlgI → MNNQHMLRTTVFITAFLWAAASCGSPSAMAGGLKLGDLCRLKGQETNTLQGLGLVVGLQGTGDGDAAPKGRALARMMQLMGGPMAVDAAGRLNIEDVGDAKNVAMVFVSATIPTVGAQQGDVLDVTINAISAKSLDGGYLMLTPMLGPRADNPTVYGMAEGRISVSADSPPTSATIQGGLKMETSVRASYVHDNRITLVIDRDFADFSTAHMIEEEVNSLTSFTIGDRNVSRLASPNHQGTGQDGNIALARAIDQLHVEVVIPPTYRDNPIKFIAFLLDIVIPLSNRGKRVVINEADGVVVIGEDVEIAPVLVTHRNLRIEAGGGGRFVEVGPDGTPAAAKLKSLADALGALDVPTEDLIAIIKTLKAKGDLYGEVIFR, encoded by the coding sequence ATGAACAACCAACACATGCTTCGAACGACCGTTTTCATCACCGCATTCTTGTGGGCCGCCGCTTCGTGCGGATCGCCATCGGCGATGGCCGGTGGGTTGAAACTCGGCGACCTTTGTCGCTTGAAAGGTCAGGAAACCAACACCTTGCAAGGCCTCGGATTGGTTGTGGGTCTGCAAGGAACCGGTGACGGTGACGCGGCTCCCAAAGGACGCGCGCTGGCTCGAATGATGCAATTGATGGGCGGTCCGATGGCAGTTGACGCAGCCGGACGATTGAACATCGAAGACGTCGGCGATGCCAAGAACGTCGCCATGGTCTTTGTGAGTGCCACGATTCCAACCGTCGGTGCGCAGCAAGGCGATGTATTGGATGTGACGATCAACGCGATCAGTGCCAAAAGCCTTGATGGCGGCTATTTGATGCTCACACCGATGCTCGGTCCACGAGCGGACAACCCAACGGTCTACGGCATGGCGGAAGGACGGATCTCGGTGTCCGCCGACTCACCTCCCACGTCGGCGACCATCCAAGGTGGACTGAAGATGGAAACATCGGTCCGAGCTTCCTACGTCCATGACAATCGCATCACGTTGGTCATTGATCGAGACTTCGCCGACTTCAGTACAGCGCATATGATCGAAGAAGAAGTCAACAGTTTGACATCATTCACAATTGGCGACCGCAATGTGTCACGGTTGGCCAGCCCCAACCATCAGGGAACTGGCCAGGATGGCAACATTGCCCTTGCTCGCGCGATCGATCAATTGCATGTTGAAGTCGTCATTCCACCGACCTATCGCGATAACCCAATCAAATTCATCGCATTTCTCCTCGATATCGTTATCCCCCTATCCAATCGTGGCAAACGAGTCGTGATCAACGAAGCCGATGGCGTGGTCGTCATTGGCGAAGACGTCGAGATCGCGCCCGTGCTGGTCACTCATCGAAACTTGCGGATCGAAGCGGGAGGAGGCGGCCGTTTTGTCGAGGTCGGTCCCGATGGAACTCCGGCGGCGGCCAAGCTCAAAAGTTTGGCGGACGCCCTCGGCGCATTGGACGTCCCGACGGAAGACTTGATCGCCATTATCAAAACCTTGAAAGCGAAAGGTGACTTGTACGGCGAAGTCATTTTTCGGTAG
- a CDS encoding flagellar basal body L-ring protein FlgH yields the protein MTSMPRLFATIAVSLMLSGSVASAQNSSLLHATPPWMPNAPARPTGAVVPASNLQQRSVPGVGPDAAVMPPEFLPPGMAERVPTGTYPNDAYNPNNIPNQPAPSYDNSQPPAVGLAGVSWTYQPAPPMRAFRVQDIVTIRVDEIARMMAEGDTEKRRVSLFQATLSEWIKLGSGGLIPDPQAEGDPTVDAQTTANSRAEASVESRESMSFNIAARIVDIRPNGNLVVEARKQYRVNDNLWETSLSGICRAQDIGPDNVVLSRDLIDLEINKQDQGQLRDGYRRGWFQRAFDRLKPF from the coding sequence ATGACATCCATGCCTCGTTTGTTTGCCACCATCGCCGTCTCGTTGATGCTTTCAGGAAGTGTTGCCAGCGCGCAAAACTCGTCGTTGCTGCACGCCACTCCTCCATGGATGCCCAACGCACCCGCCAGGCCAACCGGCGCGGTGGTTCCTGCCAGCAACCTTCAACAACGTTCGGTTCCCGGGGTCGGCCCCGACGCCGCCGTCATGCCGCCGGAGTTCCTGCCGCCGGGCATGGCAGAGCGAGTTCCCACGGGAACGTATCCCAACGACGCCTACAATCCCAACAACATCCCGAACCAGCCCGCACCGTCTTACGACAACTCGCAGCCTCCCGCTGTAGGTTTGGCGGGGGTGAGTTGGACCTATCAGCCTGCTCCACCAATGCGAGCGTTTCGCGTTCAAGACATCGTCACCATTCGCGTCGATGAGATTGCCAGGATGATGGCCGAGGGCGACACGGAAAAACGGCGAGTGTCGTTGTTCCAAGCCACGCTTTCGGAATGGATCAAACTTGGAAGCGGCGGATTGATTCCCGATCCGCAGGCGGAAGGCGATCCCACCGTCGACGCCCAAACCACGGCCAATTCGCGAGCCGAAGCTTCCGTCGAGTCTCGCGAATCGATGTCGTTCAACATCGCCGCCCGAATCGTCGACATTCGTCCCAACGGCAACTTGGTCGTCGAGGCTCGTAAGCAATATCGCGTCAACGACAACCTTTGGGAAACGTCGCTGTCGGGCATCTGCCGAGCTCAAGACATCGGGCCCGACAACGTCGTGCTCAGTCGCGACTTGATCGACCTCGAAATCAACAAACAAGACCAGGGCCAATTGCGAGACGGCTATCGTCGCGGATGGTTCCAACGTGCCTTTGATCGTTTGAAACCATTCTGA
- the flgA gene encoding flagellar basal body P-ring formation chaperone FlgA: protein MNLFAQTPNDANDIAGAGMRTPFYGVDPKFNRNPTPRVSAASMRTSGQSMQSKGPRSQTIDADTRWQFTAIENASTSSPIIRLRDVVRPLQANFAAWPRLADATVGLMPLDGSAAKISRDRLADLIVGGQATAGRIKIYGDETIVVHALKESSGGASANVQLAHSQSNSTHTHPSQFSQAQSVSTQTDSVDATYVAHAMLDQPVREDDLDVETRERLSHWVHLGLQNQYRDLADAFDYESSFVSHELGSLAEMQGVRDIRFLDPMPHWSAEDAKPITCRIKIDARSRTDQCEGIVRVTFTPKTAVVVARRPLQRGHRVGPGDVHFQPSPVNELSGDRVMDVDEVMGMEVVGLIRSGVPLRPSDFAAPRLVRRGDLVEVQVSGGGIRVTTTAKALGDGAHNELIEIETLSPKRRLLAKVVEPSVVEIVTQPNRVLANKPTRKWQPQP from the coding sequence TTGAATCTGTTCGCACAAACACCAAACGACGCCAACGATATCGCTGGTGCCGGCATGCGAACACCGTTTTATGGCGTCGATCCAAAGTTCAATCGGAATCCCACCCCGCGAGTTTCCGCCGCATCGATGCGAACCTCGGGTCAGTCGATGCAATCCAAAGGCCCGCGCAGTCAGACAATCGACGCTGACACTCGTTGGCAATTCACCGCGATCGAAAACGCCAGCACCAGTTCACCGATCATTCGGCTTCGCGATGTGGTCCGTCCCTTGCAAGCCAACTTTGCAGCGTGGCCGCGATTGGCCGACGCGACTGTGGGTCTGATGCCGCTTGATGGTTCTGCGGCCAAGATCTCACGCGACCGATTGGCAGATTTAATTGTCGGCGGCCAAGCCACCGCGGGGCGAATCAAAATCTACGGCGACGAAACCATCGTGGTCCACGCGCTCAAGGAATCAAGTGGCGGGGCGAGTGCCAATGTCCAGTTGGCACATAGTCAGTCCAATTCAACTCACACGCACCCCAGCCAATTCAGCCAAGCTCAATCCGTTTCAACGCAAACCGATTCGGTCGACGCGACGTACGTTGCCCACGCCATGCTGGATCAACCGGTTCGAGAAGACGACCTGGATGTCGAAACGCGAGAACGTCTTTCTCATTGGGTTCACCTTGGTCTTCAAAATCAGTACCGCGATTTGGCGGACGCGTTCGACTACGAATCCTCGTTCGTTTCGCACGAGTTGGGTTCGTTGGCCGAAATGCAAGGCGTACGAGACATTCGCTTCCTCGATCCAATGCCTCACTGGTCAGCGGAAGATGCCAAACCGATTACCTGTCGCATCAAAATCGATGCGAGATCTCGCACGGATCAGTGCGAAGGCATTGTGCGAGTGACGTTCACTCCCAAAACCGCAGTCGTCGTTGCCAGACGCCCGTTGCAACGAGGCCATCGTGTTGGCCCAGGCGATGTTCACTTCCAACCTTCACCGGTCAATGAACTATCCGGCGACCGCGTCATGGATGTCGACGAAGTGATGGGGATGGAAGTCGTTGGCCTGATTCGATCCGGCGTGCCACTACGGCCCAGCGACTTTGCGGCACCACGATTGGTTCGTCGAGGTGACTTGGTCGAGGTACAAGTTTCTGGTGGCGGCATCCGTGTGACGACCACCGCGAAAGCTTTGGGGGATGGTGCCCACAACGAATTGATTGAAATCGAAACTCTGTCGCCCAAACGTCGTTTGTTGGCCAAAGTTGTGGAGCCATCGGTCGTTGAAATTGTGACACAACCCAACCGCGTTCTCGCGAACAAGCCCACTCGCAAATGGCAACCGCAACCATGA
- the flgG gene encoding flagellar basal-body rod protein FlgG, whose amino-acid sequence MSVQTLYTAATGMEAMQTKLDVIANNLANINTTGFKKDRANFEDLLYRTEVYPGVQDSTQTPTAVGTQVGLGVRVTSTQTDQRQGTLQQTGRDLDVAIQGGGYFRVVDPSSQDTMYTRAGNLDINANGELVMGSAQVGRLLDPPITIPPDATAVVINSNGEVMVRQPGQTELTNQGQIQLAQFINPDGLLKNGENLYSETDASGPEQINNPGTDGMGVLRQGNLEASNVEPVQELIDLITTQRAFELNSQAVQAGDQVMQNISQLRRF is encoded by the coding sequence ATGAGTGTTCAAACGCTGTACACCGCCGCCACCGGTATGGAGGCGATGCAGACCAAACTGGACGTGATCGCCAACAACCTGGCCAACATCAACACGACTGGTTTCAAAAAAGATCGCGCCAACTTCGAAGACCTTTTGTATCGAACCGAAGTCTATCCCGGCGTACAAGACTCAACGCAAACTCCCACTGCCGTCGGCACTCAAGTCGGCTTGGGCGTTCGAGTGACCAGCACCCAAACCGATCAACGACAAGGAACGCTGCAGCAAACCGGTCGAGACTTGGACGTCGCCATCCAAGGCGGCGGCTATTTCCGCGTCGTTGACCCGTCAAGCCAAGACACGATGTACACCCGAGCGGGCAACCTGGACATCAACGCCAACGGCGAGTTGGTCATGGGATCGGCGCAAGTCGGTCGATTGCTCGATCCACCAATCACCATCCCACCGGATGCCACCGCGGTTGTCATCAACAGCAACGGCGAAGTCATGGTCCGACAACCAGGGCAAACCGAACTAACCAACCAAGGCCAAATCCAACTCGCTCAATTCATCAACCCCGACGGATTGTTGAAAAACGGTGAAAACCTGTACTCAGAAACCGATGCATCCGGTCCCGAGCAAATCAACAATCCGGGAACAGACGGCATGGGTGTGCTTCGCCAAGGCAACTTGGAAGCATCCAACGTCGAACCGGTCCAGGAACTGATTGACCTAATCACGACCCAGCGGGCATTCGAACTGAACAGCCAAGCGGTCCAAGCGGGCGATCAAGTCATGCAAAACATCTCTCAACTTCGACGGTTCTAA
- a CDS encoding flagellar hook-basal body protein, translating into MRTPKGTSNGSAEPESRDPSERSMPYGVYLSAAGAQAQNHRLQQISHNLANVDTPGFKPSQTILQARFSELIEEGMVPPGLGGADDIGGGVTIQPEQTQFGVGAIRTTGRETDFALHDKKSFFVLQRGDEQLLTRAGDFMFDSTGTMVNSGGDPVLGKGGRPIQIDPRRPFTVGSEGTITQAGETQQLMLAQPASYGDLANVGGNLFRPLAEFSLVPDSDRNVVAGSLEQSAVSPTGTMMEMIETSRAYEANIQMIKNQDSVLGSLIGRVLQS; encoded by the coding sequence TTGCGTACCCCCAAAGGAACGTCGAACGGTTCGGCGGAACCGGAGTCACGCGATCCAAGCGAGCGATCCATGCCCTACGGAGTTTATTTGTCAGCAGCGGGTGCCCAGGCACAAAACCACCGACTGCAACAGATCAGCCACAACCTTGCCAACGTCGATACGCCGGGCTTCAAACCCAGCCAAACGATTTTACAGGCTCGGTTCTCGGAACTGATCGAAGAAGGCATGGTTCCCCCCGGACTCGGTGGTGCCGACGATATCGGCGGTGGCGTGACCATCCAGCCCGAACAGACTCAATTTGGTGTTGGAGCGATTCGGACGACCGGTCGTGAAACCGACTTTGCATTGCACGACAAAAAGAGCTTCTTTGTTCTGCAACGCGGTGACGAACAGCTGCTCACCCGAGCCGGCGATTTCATGTTCGATTCCACCGGCACGATGGTCAATTCCGGTGGTGATCCGGTGCTTGGAAAAGGCGGCCGGCCGATTCAAATCGACCCGCGACGTCCGTTCACCGTCGGCTCAGAAGGCACGATCACTCAGGCCGGCGAAACCCAACAACTGATGCTTGCTCAACCGGCCAGCTACGGCGACCTCGCCAACGTTGGCGGCAACTTATTCAGACCCTTGGCCGAGTTCAGCTTGGTCCCCGACAGCGACCGCAACGTGGTTGCCGGTTCGTTGGAACAATCCGCTGTCAGTCCAACGGGCACGATGATGGAGATGATTGAAACATCTCGTGCTTACGAAGCCAACATCCAAATGATCAAGAACCAAGACAGTGTTCTTGGTTCCCTGATCGGTCGCGTCCTACAGAGCTAA
- a CDS encoding GGDEF domain-containing protein has translation MLLDIIIAASSGGAGMTCGWVMHALYNQGQVSDSPSQKVPTSSAPPQSSEGVSLADGSLESIEDSPDAEKVMAVADRVRQYTQSIAADVDAHQSRVENLSTTLHESDLSNSPPAIVDAVDQMIAANEVMRSQLAEAQAQIREQSQQLQSAEQKAQTDALTQIFNRGAFDEHLLRRHALGPTRAGVLAVLDVDHFKKFNDTHGHRAGDEVLRVVSQLLDARLQPHGMVARFGGEEFVMLLHDKTLAEAVELIEQTRVAIGTREVRFEGKCLKVKASVGIGALEPQQSPQEWLQRVDEALYRSKEVGRDCAHYIDQQRFVRAGELPSETSAEEPTAEAASKVVTPIKPISSSSNLIEEPTIAPRAQEEELATEVEELARDTRSSIELEQAPEPRTVVTEEVKAAPEVVEEIQETLEEPAGERPKALSYLPDMATMVDYVEEMQTSPNRGKASNQLMSVRLSGKPSGATMRSLLQLVRAATRNQDHIGCLDQSTLVICMPHLEADDAMERAHQICGAAGSIGVTLAAAEKANEGERLSIGILQIAPSVKSMSAYEKSLKQVCAIAGLAARQSGQDNQMPVLSHQMATA, from the coding sequence GTGCTTCTCGATATCATCATTGCAGCCAGTAGCGGTGGCGCCGGAATGACTTGTGGCTGGGTGATGCATGCTCTTTACAACCAAGGGCAAGTATCTGACTCTCCATCGCAAAAGGTCCCAACGTCGTCGGCGCCTCCGCAATCGTCGGAAGGTGTTTCGTTGGCTGATGGAAGCCTTGAATCGATCGAAGATTCCCCAGATGCTGAAAAAGTGATGGCAGTTGCCGATCGCGTTCGGCAATACACCCAATCCATCGCAGCCGATGTCGATGCACACCAAAGTCGCGTCGAAAACTTGAGCACGACGCTGCACGAAAGCGACTTGTCCAATTCGCCGCCCGCGATTGTGGACGCCGTCGATCAAATGATCGCGGCCAACGAAGTCATGCGATCACAACTGGCCGAAGCTCAAGCTCAAATCCGTGAGCAATCGCAACAACTTCAATCGGCCGAGCAAAAGGCTCAGACCGATGCACTGACACAAATTTTCAATCGTGGTGCATTCGACGAGCATTTGCTTCGTCGTCATGCCCTCGGTCCAACTCGTGCTGGCGTGTTGGCTGTTCTCGATGTTGATCACTTCAAGAAGTTCAACGACACCCATGGTCACCGTGCTGGTGATGAAGTCTTGCGAGTCGTTTCGCAGTTGCTGGACGCTCGCTTGCAGCCGCACGGGATGGTCGCACGTTTCGGTGGCGAAGAGTTCGTGATGTTGTTGCACGACAAGACTTTGGCCGAGGCAGTGGAACTGATTGAACAAACTCGAGTTGCCATCGGAACACGCGAAGTTCGATTCGAAGGCAAATGCTTGAAGGTCAAAGCCAGCGTTGGCATCGGGGCACTCGAGCCGCAACAATCGCCTCAAGAGTGGCTGCAACGAGTCGACGAAGCTCTCTACCGATCCAAAGAAGTCGGCCGCGACTGTGCCCACTACATCGATCAACAACGATTCGTTCGAGCTGGCGAACTACCAAGTGAAACTTCGGCCGAAGAACCAACCGCCGAGGCTGCTTCGAAAGTCGTCACGCCGATCAAACCGATTTCATCCAGTTCAAATCTGATTGAAGAACCGACCATCGCACCTCGTGCCCAAGAAGAAGAATTGGCTACGGAAGTGGAAGAGTTGGCTCGCGACACACGTTCATCGATCGAATTGGAACAGGCTCCCGAGCCGCGAACTGTGGTGACCGAAGAAGTCAAAGCTGCACCCGAGGTGGTGGAAGAAATCCAAGAAACGTTGGAAGAACCAGCCGGTGAACGTCCCAAGGCACTGAGCTATCTTCCGGACATGGCGACGATGGTCGACTACGTGGAAGAGATGCAAACGTCGCCCAATCGAGGCAAGGCATCCAACCAATTGATGAGCGTTCGATTGTCGGGCAAACCCAGCGGAGCGACCATGCGATCCTTGCTGCAATTGGTCCGTGCCGCCACACGAAACCAAGACCACATCGGTTGCCTCGATCAATCAACGTTGGTGATCTGCATGCCTCACCTGGAAGCAGACGATGCGATGGAACGAGCCCACCAAATTTGCGGTGCGGCAGGTTCGATTGGTGTGACACTGGCAGCTGCTGAGAAAGCAAACGAAGGCGAACGGCTGTCGATCGGCATCCTGCAAATCGCTCCTTCAGTGAAATCGATGTCGGCCTATGAGAAGTCGCTAAAACAAGTCTGTGCAATCGCGGGATTGGCGGCTCGTCAAAGCGGCCAAGACAACCAGATGCCGGTGTTGTCGCATCAAATGGCAACCGCATAA